The following coding sequences lie in one Benincasa hispida cultivar B227 chromosome 6, ASM972705v1, whole genome shotgun sequence genomic window:
- the LOC120079621 gene encoding uncharacterized protein LOC120079621 produces the protein MFMQIGSPDTITAYSIEDNQLGVRHVFSTVIQVGIVFYVLIRSWTDSKTSFLYLSMSLAGIIKYGETSWALKSALNANLDLTIADLNKYKVADLFNKLPQGENELPEAKLIIIAYYRFCCLKPHLENWPYYPIVSNDKNLNIGNCKYEDVFKITDSELDFMYYALYTKAPIIYTRTGLILRFINLLSMIAALWGLSALFKDAFVYNISIGLIYFVLIASLIIEIYQILRLPFTDWAIVQMVRYHEARPILGGFLQSLAPQSATWRRWSNKMGQFNLLDFCLQTKHQNYIISKILRFWRMDMKLRKQSSLNRIEVQPEVKEPVVTELREIEKIKGKEKFDQRGQWTIDRYQTELKLDDEGKLIKALKTVSERVFDTSIFIWHITTVIFYTRETTVCNKMKAIMSLSDYMMYLMATRPHVISTTGDIIFNHVCVRLGKFIRTECRKRDHICNDILKSQEEGNMLEVEASESEAEKAVVGNWDLLKDVKELVDSLLTLSNENRWKVIGSMWFEMLGYAASKCEMEYHSEHIRQGGELITHVGLLIAHNVKRIQLFLVGFQLLFP, from the coding sequence ATGTTCATGCAAATAGGAAGTCCAGATACAATAACAGCCTACTCAATTGAAGACAACCAACTAGGAGTGAGGCACGTTTTCAGTACTGTAATCCAAGTGGGAATTGTGTTTTACGTTCTTATAAGGTCATGGACAGATTCCAAAACATCGTTTCTTTACTTGTCAATGTCTTTGGCTGGAATAATCAAGTATGGTGAGACTTCATGGGCTCTAAAATCAGCACTCAATGCCAACTTGGACTTGACAATTGCTgatttaaacaaatataaagTAGCTGATTTGTTTAACAaattgccacagggagagaatGAACTTCCAGAGGCAAAATTAATCATAATAGCTTACTACAGATTTTGCTGCCTAAAACCTCATCTTGAGAATTGGCCTTACTATCCAATTGTTTCTAATGACAAAAATCTAAACATTGGTAATTGTAAGTATGAAGATGTGTTCAAAATTACAGATTCTGAATTGGATTTCATGTATTATGCGCTCTACACTAAGGCGCCAATTATATATACTCGTACGGGATTAATTCTTCGTTTCATAAATTTGCTTAGCATGATTGCTGCACTATGGGGATTGTCTGCATTGTTCAAGGATGCATTTGTGTATAATATTAGTATTGGCCTCATCTATTTTGTGTTGATAGCATCTTTGATAATTGAGATTTATCAGATCTTGAGACTACCATTCACAGATTGGGCTATAGTACAGATGGTACGGTACCATGAAGCTCGTCCTATCCTTGGGGGTTTCTTGCAGTCTCTAGCCCCTCAGTCGGCAACTTGGAGAAGGTGGTCTAACAAAATGGGGCAGTTCAATCTTTTAGACTTCTGCTTGCAAACCAAGCATCAGAACTACATCATAAGCAAAATTCTCCGATTTTGGAGGATGGATATGAAACTCCGAAAGCAATCGAGTTTGAATCGAATTGAAGTCCAACCAGAAGTGAAAGAACCTGTGGTCACAGAACtgagagagatagagaagatcaaaggaaaagaaaaatttgatcAAAGAGGCCAATGGACAATCGATAGGTACCAAACGGAACTGAAACTCGATGACGAAGGCAAATTGATCAAAGCACTTAAAACTGTATCGGAGAGGGTTTTCGATACGAGCATCTTTATATGGCACATCACAACAGTTATTTTCTATACTCGTGAGACTACTGTATGCAATAAAATGAAAGCCATCATGAGTCTATCAGATTATATGATGTATCTTATGGCAACTCGTCCACATGTGATATCAACAACTGGAGATATTATATTTAATCATGTATGTGTGAGGCTTGGGAAGTTCATAAGAACTGAATGTAGAAAGAGAGATCATATATGCAATGATATTTTGAAATCACAGGAAGAAGGTAATATGCTTGAAGTTGAAGCAAGTGAATCAGAAGCAGAGAAAGCAGTTGTAGGGAATTGGGATTTGCTGAAGGATGTAAAAGAACTTGTAGATAGCCTATTGACTCTGAGCAATGAAAACAGATGGAAGGTAATTGGCAGCATGTGGTTTGAGATGTTGGGATATGCTGCAAGTAAATGTGAAATGGAATATCATTCAGAACACATCAGACAAGGTGGTGAATTGATCACTCATGTTGGGCTTTTGATAGCCCATAATGTGAAGAGAATCCA